The following proteins are co-located in the Ailuropoda melanoleuca isolate Jingjing chromosome 13, ASM200744v2, whole genome shotgun sequence genome:
- the LOC117795475 gene encoding shieldin complex subunit 1-like, with translation MGTLQFFSISCRRGLRSDLELGDMATQGATPGSQSEESSALDLPPVDDIRDYVLQRPHQEAHSEAFSSVEALSLPGSSDVDSVAPL, from the exons ATGGGGACTTTGCAATTTTTCTCAATCAGTTGTCGCCGCGGACTGAGGAGTGACCTGGAATTGGGA GACATGGCGACCCAGGGAGCCACTCCAGGCAGCCAGTCAGAGGAGAGCAGCGCTTTGGACTTGCCGCCAGTTGATGACATAAGAGATTACGTGCTGCAGAGACCCCACCAGGAGGCCCACAGCGAGGCTTTTAGTTCTGTGGAAGCCCTTTCTCTTCCTGGCTCTTCTGATGTGGATTCAG tGGCACCTCTCTGA